Proteins from a single region of Mus pahari chromosome 2, PAHARI_EIJ_v1.1, whole genome shotgun sequence:
- the Bola3 gene encoding bolA-like protein 3 — translation MAAWGPAAAAPLLRGSRGLPLWHCAQRMFASQTEGELKVTQVLKEKFPRATAIQVTDISGGCGAMYEIKIESEEFKEKRTVQQHQMVNQALKEEIKGMHGLRIFTSVPKC, via the exons ATGGCGGCATGGGGCCCGGCGGCCGCTGCGCCTCTGCTGCGCGGGAGCCGCGGG CTCCCTCTGTGGCACTGCGCGCAGCGAATGTTTGCCTCCCAGACGGAGGGGGAGCTCAAAGTGACCCAGGTTCTCAAAGAAAAGTTTCCTCGAGCCACAGCTATTCAAGTCACAGACATCTCAG GAGGCTGCGGGGCGATGTATGAAATTAAAATCGAATCAGAAGAATTTAAAGAGAAGAGGACCGTCCAGCAGCACCAGATGGTCAATCAG GCACTAAAAGAAGAGATCAAGGGTATGCACGGCCTTCGGATATTCACCTCtgtccccaagtgctga